Genomic DNA from Hordeum vulgare subsp. vulgare chromosome 2H, MorexV3_pseudomolecules_assembly, whole genome shotgun sequence:
TGAAACTGTAGAGCAGATTGATAGAGACGTTAAGCGTACCCATCCTGAGATGCAGTTTTTCAATGGTGGTGGTTCTGATGCCTTGTGTAATCAGGTAGGCATTTATCGTCTTCACATGATGCCGGTTATTACTCGTTTCTGGTACTTCTGTTTAGTCTAAATGTAAATGTGATGTATTTTTTCCAGGAATCACTGAAGAGAATACTTACCATCTTTGCAAAATTAAATCCGGGTATAAGATATGTACAAGGAATGAATGAAGTTTTGGCACCTCTCTACTATGTCTTCAAGAACGATCCAGACCAAAGTAACTCCGTAAGTTCTGTTAATGTCCccattttctttaaaaaaaagaaaCTTTGGTTAGTTTTGTGGTGATGGAACAGACTGACCATGCTAAAGATTACATGATTTTCCTTATCTTGAGAGTTCTGCCTCAAGGTATTAATTGTTTTAAATTTGATTTTTCTTAATATTGATATAATATGTATCTGTGATGATGCAATGAGTGTTGGAGTTCGAATCTTTGAGTCATATCGTAAATGATGTGATGCATCTGTCTATACTCATTTCATTTCACAATGTTTGACCATGATATGCTTCCTGAACAGCTGGTATTTTCAACCAAGATATCCTTCCCTATTGTTTGGAGCTTTGAGCGTCTGCATTCATCTCTTATCATCTTGCCCATAGTTGATTATGCATtctttttgtttgttttcttaGACATTTCTCCCACATCTTTGTTAAGAGGGGGGTTTACCTAACACTCGCATATTTTTTTGCTGAAACATGCGCTCTAAAGTGCCATGTGTTGAAAACAGTAACAGTACATCTTTATcttccaacaaaccaagagctAAGAACGAATCATCTCTGATATATTTTGGCGGTCAATAATTTTGGATGAGTCAAAATGCATCTTCCGATTTTAGAATATATAAATCCCACTACAAACTTCTAGAGGAGAGGAGTTTCTTGTGGAGTTTACGGATTAGGCTCAACCTAACTGTTGTGGAAACGAACACCTATGGGATCGTGCGGATCCCTTTACGGTTCGGCGGGGAGAGAGGATCAcaccaagagcagaaccaacaatcAACGCAagggagtttacccaggttcgggccgctgagaagcataaaaccctactcctaccttAGGTGTATTGTATGTGTTCTAGGGTTCTGGCTACAGGAGCGTTGTCTAGTGCAGagcagctactccctccgtcccaaaattcttgtcttagaattATCTatgtatgaatgtatctagtcacatcttagtatttagatacatccatttttagacaaatctaagacaagaattttgggacggagggagtacatagaaAGTCTAAAACCCTAGACTGAGAGTAGATGCGAGGGTAGATTAGATCGTCGATCCCCCCCTAAGctacgccttgggcctccttttataggtcaaaggggtcaccaacagtggcgaAACAGGGCACCCACGGGGTGCACAGTTAACAGTGCACGCACGGGGTGTAGAACTATTACAGTGTTTACTGACGTCTTAAGACAGACACATTAAATGCTTCGTCAGGCGTCCCTGACCCTCTGTGACACGGGACAGGGACGCGTTCCATCGACACTGCTCATCCCCCATATGTCGCTCGACACGTACCCAGGGGGAACGACACCTGGCCgctgcgctggagcggtggcaggTTGGCGGGATCTTGCCGGGCGCACGTCTTGCCGGGGCTCCGCTAGCTACCCCGGCAAGGATCTTGCCGGGGTCCCAGACGCTGGCCTTCAGTCTTCTGGTCGTTGGCTTGAACGTCTTCTTGCCTTCGGCTGCGCCCCGGAAGGCCTTGCCGCGGGTGTGGCTACAACTGCCCGTGCACAAGGGGTGCTAAAGGCCCAAACTTCAGTACACCGACACTAACCCATGAACTTCTGGAATTCTCTCCTTTACAGTCAGGTTAACATGATAAGCTTACACTCCATGTTTAGTTAATAAGGATGATTGTACTAACTAAAACCAGAGATGTATTTGCCAACTGTTATCTTGTAAACCGATTGCAAGGAACAAGTTTTTTTCTTATGGCCTACATAGTCCAACTATGTATTTCGTTCTTTGTGAAGCTATATTTCACAAGGCCACTCTGCTCCTGAATTTTCCAAGGCGAAAATCTTATTGATTTCTGACTGCTAATATCAAATAGCTTTACCCCTTGTACCATGTGTAATGCGTTGCATTATGCATCATGGAAGCTATATTTCACAGGGCCACCATGCTCACATGTActttccatttttcttttgtatgaaCAGGCTTCAGCAGAGGCAGAtgcttttttctgttttgttgaggtaCTAAGTGGATTTCGAGATAACTTTTGCAAGCAGCTTGACAACAGTGTTGTTGGTATACGCTCCACAATCAGTAAACTATCCCAGCTCCTGAAAAGGCATGATGAAGAGCTCTGGCGGCATTTAGAGATCGTAACCAAGGTATGGATCTAATGTACTCATTTTTAACTGCTCAGAAGTGTTAATATGTATACTTTTGCTCCCATTGTGACACTCCTCCATCAATTCCAGGTTAACCCGCAGTTCTATGCGTTCAGATGGATCACCCTGCTATTGACACAGGAGTTCAAGTTCCGTGACTGCATCCACCTGTGGGACGCGTTATTAGGTGATCCAGAGGGGCCTCAGGTTAGAGAACCGTCATTCATATCTTCGTGCCGTGTGATGCATTTCCGAGGCAATAGATTAAATTCTTCTTGTTTTGAATGCAGCCCACCTTGTTACGGATTTGCTGTGCAATGCTAATTCTTGTTCGAAGACGGCTCTTGGCTGGTGACTTCACTGCAAACCTCAAGCTTCTCCAGAATTACCCACCCACAAACATTGACCACTTGTTACATATTGCTAATAAATTGCGTGGGCTAGTTCCCTGCTGATTGATTTGCTCTTTGTGTTTCCAATGTTTGTTTTCATGGTAGTACGCTGTCCAGATATGATGCGTTGAATATGTAAATGACTATCAATATGCTCTTTTTCATGCGTTGTTTATCGTGTAATGTATGCGTGTTAAAGCTTGCTGTTCTTTTAGTGGTCATATCATGAGTCAtaaattttttaaagtttttttgGTGCCAAAACTGTGGCATTTGAAAAACCTCTAAACATCACATAGCTCCATATTATGTGGGCTGTCAAGTTATGCTGACAAGTTTTTGGATTTTACCAGCTATGCATTTTTTTTTATCTGGACAAATAATTGCTATTTTGAGCTGTCACATAGCTCCATATTATGTGGAGTCCTTTAATACTGTTTGCAGCTTAGCAATGAAACCGACATTGCAGGGATCATTCTAAACTTGTAAAAGGCTTCTGAATTTTGTAAAATATAAAGGATGCAGGTAATAGGATTGCCAAACATATACGGTGAACGATGGATTTTGTAAAAAACTGAAAGGGTATTGAACCATAACAACCAGTATAGTGTCTCGTTGCATTTAGTCGATGTATAAACACGTCTCCGCAATCTAGGTGCAATTTTCCATCAAAGCTGAGCCGTTTGGCCTTTTCTGCAAAAACCGGGGACAGTTGTGGAAAGAGGAAATACAATGATGTAGCTAGTCTGCTAATGGGTCAAAAGCTTTGCAGAGTCTGGTCTTGTTGAAGAACATTTCCCCAGAATCCTTTAATAAGATCTACCAAATCCATTGGCTAAATGGCCATGAGCAATACCCTAAAAATGCCAACTTTTCGAAAAGAAGAAACTCTATCCTATAACCTTTGTTGGAAAAGCCAGTGCCTAGGAGGCACCGACGGCCAACCACCTCGCGTAGGGTATAAGCGGAAGTCTAGGCAGGGCAAGCAAGAAATTGTTCGTCCAAGCAAGAAATCATGGCATATTACACTGATATGCCAAACATGCCATATTACAATGGCAGAAGCTGGTAGTTAACTCATTTATACGCCCTTAATTCATATAATACACTTATAGTAAACACATATAcacctactccctccgtaccataATATATGACATTTTAGCAGTTCATTTGAGCTGCTAAAACGTCATATATTATGGGACAGAGGTAGTAGATAGTAATAACTATATTACCGCCTAGGGCGCTTAAGCACTAGTCGAAGGCCAACCGCCTCGCTTACACCTACCACTTTTTCCAACCTAGCAAAGACAATCAATCCAGTGAAATTGGTGCTATTGTAATAGAAAAAGTTTTACTAAGAGGTGAGACAGACGCATCATAGATGCAATTCTCACGCTACATttgaagttaaaagctactgcatGGTCACAATTATAATACCACATGTGCATAAGGTTGCCATCATTCAAGACCACGATGAACTCTACTAGTTTCAGTGGATAGAGCAGGTTCAACAACAAAGTTGACAAAGTTTCACCTTGGCATGATCAGTGAGAAGGTAAACGTCATACATCACCATTATTTCCAGGGTAAATACTGAATAATCTGAAAGCACATTGTTTTCACAAGTTACATGTGCGATAGGTACATCATGCATCGATGATCTGAATAATCTGAATAATCTGAATAATCTGAATAATCTGAATGTCACATTTGACAAGATGCATCGATGATCCAGCATGATTTTTTGAGCTGAGCTTCTTCAATCAGTGTGAATTCCAC
This window encodes:
- the LOC123426499 gene encoding TBC domain-containing protein C1952.17c-like, whose product is MADGANPNPTSTPRQKAVPDWLNSPIWSTPAPTPRHRSPPRAPSPPPPPPPKPQLDPTPPPPRQPARRDGASSDSDSDSVGVDDGAATSSRTHLVADFKAALERKVVDLAELRRLACQGVPDDPALRPVVWKLLLGYLPMDHALWAYELEKKRSQYSAFKDELLVNPSEVTRRMETTISKSKERNSEGTGFLPRAEIVQDEHPLSLGKTSVWNQHFQESETVEQIDRDVKRTHPEMQFFNGGGSDALCNQESLKRILTIFAKLNPGIRYVQGMNEVLAPLYYVFKNDPDQSNSASAEADAFFCFVEVLSGFRDNFCKQLDNSVVGIRSTISKLSQLLKRHDEELWRHLEIVTKVNPQFYAFRWITLLLTQEFKFRDCIHLWDALLGDPEGPQPTLLRICCAMLILVRRRLLAGDFTANLKLLQNYPPTNIDHLLHIANKLRGLVPC